TCGCGCAGACGTGGGTGAACGAGCTGCTGCTGCGGCAGGGCCGGTCCATCGGGACGGTGCGCTCGCGGGTGGCCGCCGCCGCGCTGCTGTACCGGGCGCTGCGCTGGGCGGGGGCGACCCAGGCCACGCCCTTCGAGGACGTGGTGCTGCCGCGCGACCGCCGTCACCCGCTGGAGAAGAACCCCCCGTACTCGGAGGCGGTGCTGGAGCGGGTGTACGCCCGGCTGCGGGCGGGGACGGAGGCGGCCCCCCCGCGCACGCGGACGCGCTGGCTCCAGACCCGGCTGTTGGTGCTGCTGCTCGCGCACAGCGGGCTGCGGATTCAGGAGGCCCTCGACCTGACGTGGGCGGACGTGGATCTCACCGAACTCGACCTCACCGTCCGCTCGGGCAAGGGGCGGCGCTCGCGGCTCGTGCCCCTCACGCCGCCGCTCGCTCACGCTCTGCGCGCCGCGCGGCTGCTGCCCCGGCGGCGCACCCACCGGGGCGACCGGGTGTTCTCCTTCCGCGACCGGGCGAGCGCGGCCTACCACGTCGCCCCGCTGTTCGCGCAGGAGGACGGGGACGGCGGCACCGACTGGCGCGGCTTCCACGCCTTCCGCAAGGCGATGGGATCACGGCTCTACGAGGAGCTGGGCGATTTCGTCGCCGTGGCGGAGGTGCTCGGCCACGCCGATGTCAACACCACGCGCGGCTACGTCCGGGTGGGGCACCGCCGGGCAAAGCGGGCGATGGGAACGTGGGGGGGAAGTGGTGAGGGATGAGGACCGCCGACCTGCCCTCCCCTCGTCGAGCGCCCCCGAAGTCGTCGTTCGTCGTTCATGGAACGGAGAAACAAGGTTCGGCCCTGAGGCGTCGTGGGCGTTCGGGCTGTCGTGGTGAAGGTGGGTGAAGTGAGCCGTTCTGCGGACCTTGCGCCGCCTCGACGCGCTCTTCTCGCGCTGCGCGGACTCCGGCCTTCAGGTGAACGGCGTCGCGCCGGGCGACCACGAGGCC
This genomic stretch from Deinococcus sp. YIM 134068 harbors:
- a CDS encoding tyrosine-type recombinase/integrase; the encoded protein is MTLVLPHADLHTRTAHLAALPPDERRRRATEAARDKDAGTLWLLAEAYLTLHGEAGALLSAHTRRSYRTGVRLFVAHAGAGAWNLLRPERDLAQTWVNELLLRQGRSIGTVRSRVAAAALLYRALRWAGATQATPFEDVVLPRDRRHPLEKNPPYSEAVLERVYARLRAGTEAAPPRTRTRWLQTRLLVLLLAHSGLRIQEALDLTWADVDLTELDLTVRSGKGRRSRLVPLTPPLAHALRAARLLPRRRTHRGDRVFSFRDRASAAYHVAPLFAQEDGDGGTDWRGFHAFRKAMGSRLYEELGDFVAVAEVLGHADVNTTRGYVRVGHRRAKRAMGTWGGSGEG